The DNA segment CATCGAAATTTCAATGATTCAATAGCGGGTAAGCCGCCCAAAAACCTAGAGGAATTGCTTGAAAGAGCTGAGAAACACATAcgggttgaagaatctatgGAACCACGTTATTTGAATAAAAGGAAGAGAGAAAATGAAAAACCGGATGAAAGAAAGCGAGATGAGGAGCGAACAGCACAAAGCCCTCGCCTCCAGAATAAACCTATGAATGCTCGTCTGACCGATATACTGGTCGTAGCTAAAAAGCAAGGATTACTACGTTCTCCTCGTCCCATGAAAAACAACCCAAAGTGCAAGAGTTTGGataaatattgttttttttcacaaaacaaAGGTCATACTACAGAAGATTGCTTTAGTTTGAGAGTGAAAATTGAAAAACTCATAAAGCGCGGACATTTGGAGAATTTTGTGGACAAGTTCCGCGATGGAAAACGAGATGATAAGCATCGGGATGAAAAACCAAAACGTGACCATCAGAAGCACCATGATGAGATTAGGAAAAAACATGAATGAGCAGATGAAAATTTGCCTACCAGAGGAGTAATCACCGTAATCACTGGGGGGCCATCTTGTGGTGACTCGAACAATGCAAGAAAAACCCTCCTACGAGCAGCAAAGGGGGATAACAATTTATCTAACCCCACTGCCAATGTATGAAATTGAAACTATCCAAGGTAGATTATCATTCAGCGACAACGATCTGGAAAACAATCGGGATACCCATAATGACGCCTTAGTCATCTCTGCCACAATCTCCAATTTTTGGGTAAAGAAAATTCTAGTGGACTTCGAAAGTTCAGCCGATATAATTTTTCATGATGCATTTGTCAAGCTAGGTATTAGCAATGCACAGTTAACGTCGGTCAACACTCCACTAATCGAGTTTTTTGGAGAAGTAGTTGAAGCTTTAGGAGAAGTAACACTTCCCCTTTCCTTGGGTTCTTACCCCAAACTCTCTACTAAGTTCGTGAAATTCCTCGTAGTAAAGTCTTCATCTGCATACAATGTGATCTTGGGACAATCGAGTCTCAATAGTTTCCAAGCCATCGGATCGACCTATCATATGAAGATAAAGTTTTCGACTATGGGAGGAGTAGGAGAAGCCATTGTAGACAATCGCCTAGCCAGAGAATGTCATGCAGTGACTCTACGGAGTTCATCAGGAAATCGAAAAAGTCAAGTTTCTAGTGAGGAAAGAGCACCAAAACTTGAAAAACATTTGCGTGAAAACGAGATACATTTGGTGGATGAAGGAGCTGAAAGCAAAGAAATAATAACAGCAATAAAAAATCTAAAACACATAGAAATCATTCCTAATGATCCCAAGAAGACCCTGAAAATAGGGACAGAGTTGCCTCTTGAATTGGAAGAGAAGCTGAAAATTTTCCTCGTTCACAACTTGGACGTCTTTTCCTGGGGCGATGAGCCTTTTCCTGGAATACCTCATGAACATGCTCTTCATTACCTCCATGTTGATCCAAGAATAAGATTGGCAAAGCAAAATAAAAGAGCATTTGGCCCTGAGAAAAATCAACATTTAGCCGCTGAAGTGGAAAAACTATTAGTGGAAAAATACATCAGGCCAGTTTCATACCAAGATTGGCTCGCGAATGTTGTCTTAGTACCCAAACCCGGAGGAAAGTGGAGTTTGTGTAGAGATTTCACTGATCTCAATAAGGCATGCCCCAAGGATCCATTTCCACTTCCATGAATGGATTTATTAGTCGATTCAACAGCAAGATGCGAGCTGCTCACCTTTCTTGACGCATATCAAGGATACAATCAGATCGGTCTAGTGCCAAAAGACCAGGAAAAAGAAGTTTCATCATCGATCGGAGAATTTATTGTTATGACGTTATGCTGTTTGGGTTGAAAAATGCTGGAGTTACCTATCAACGTCTACTAAATACCATGTTCGAACACTTGTTCGGACGTAATATggaagtttatatagatgacatgctCGTCAAAAGTACCCAAGCATCTAATCACTTGGGAGATCTTGAGGAATGCTTCAGTATACTCAGAAAATACTGGATGAAACTTAATCCGGATAAATGCACTTTGGTGTACGAGGAAGCAAATTCCTTGGTTACATGGTGTCAGAACAAGGAATTGAGGCCAATCCTGAAATAATCAAAGCAATTTTAAACATGCATCCCCAAAAAAGTGTGAAGGGAATCCTAGAATTAACAGCACGTTTGACTGCCCTAAACCGATTTATCTCCAGATCTGCTGACAAAAGTTTACCATTCTTCAAAATGTTGAGGAGCGGAATAAGTTTCCGATGGACAGAAGAGTGCCAACAAGCATTTGATGATTTGAAAAGACATCTGACTTCTCCGTCGTTATTGATCAAACCGAAAGAAGGTGACACCCTCTTGATTTATCTGGCAATATCCGCAGAGGCGGTAAGTGCAGTATTGGTCTCTGAAGTAGGACGTGAGCACAAACCAGTTTACTATATCAATCGAACTTTACATTGAGTAGAATTAATATATACGAAGATCAAAAACTGGCACTGGCTTTGGTTACTGCAGGAAGAAAATTGTGTATGTACTTTCAATCTCACCAAGTAATTTTACTCACCAAACATCCACTTAAACAAATTATCTCAAGCCATGAAGCATCAGGAAGAATGGTTAAGTGGGCTACAGAAATGAGTCAATATGGAATTGAATATCGCCCACGTCCGGCGATTAAAGCACAGATTCTGGCTGATTTTCTCGTAGAGATGACAGTAAATCAAGAAGAAAGCTTCACCTCGACATGGATGGTTTATGTCGATGAGTCATCAACCACTATGGGAAGTGGTTCAAGTGTAGCGGTGGAGAGCCCACAGggagataaatttcaatatgccaTCAAATTTCTATTCCCTGCAACAAATAATGAGGAATAATATGAAGCTTTCATCATGGGAATTAAATTGGCCTTATCGATAGGAGCAAAAAGACTGAAAATACATAGTGATATCAAATTATTGTCGGTCAGGTTAATGGAAATTATGAAACAAAGGAAGATAAAATGCTTGGATACCTCACTCAAGTGAATGAGTTTCTCTTGCGTTTAGACAACTACAATGTAAAGCAGATACCTAGATTGGAAAATGAGTCAGCGGACCGCCTTGCCAAGTTAGCAAGTTCCTTGGCCAACATTGATAATAGGAAAATAGCATTCCTAACATATGATAAGGAATCAACTATTGGAAATTATGTTACAATCTTCTGTGCTAACACCAAAGAACCTAGCTGAAAAGATGAAATAATCGACTATTTGTTGCGAGGTAACCTACTTGCAAACCTAGTCGAAGCTCAAAAACTTAGAATGAGAGATGCTCAGTTCACGATCATTGATGGAGAATTATATAAAAGAGGTTTTTCTTCACCTTACTTAAAGTGTCTAACTCCAGCCAAAGGAAACTACGTGCTCCGTGAAATTCATGACGGAATATATGGAAATCACTTAGCCAGAAGAGCTCTCGCGGGAAAAGCATtacaccaagggtatt comes from the Henckelia pumila isolate YLH828 chromosome 1, ASM3356847v2, whole genome shotgun sequence genome and includes:
- the LOC140868968 gene encoding uncharacterized protein, whose product is MQEKPSYEQQRGITIYLTPLPMYEIETIQGRLSFSDNDLENNRDTHNDALVISATISNFWVKKILVDFESSADIIFHDAFVKLGISNAQLTSVNTPLIEFFGEVVEALGEVTLPLSLGSYPKLSTKFVKFLVVKSSSAYNVILGQSSLNSFQAIGSTYHMKIKFSTMGGVGEAIVDNRLARECHAVTLRSSSGNRKSQVSSEERAPKLEKHLRENEIHLVDEGAESKEIITAIKNLKHIEIIPNDPKKTLKIGTELPLELEEKLKIFLVHNLDVFSWGDEPFPGIPHEHALHYLHVDPRIRLAKQNKRAFGPEKNQHLAAEVEKLLVEKYIRPVSYQDWLANVVLVPKPGGKWSLCRDFTDLNKACPKDPFPLP